The following are encoded together in the Lathyrus oleraceus cultivar Zhongwan6 chromosome 3, CAAS_Psat_ZW6_1.0, whole genome shotgun sequence genome:
- the LOC127127823 gene encoding fimbrin-2 yields MSTHWGILVSDPSLQNQFTQVELRSLKSQFISMRRESGKLIIGDLASKMSRLKVVGENLSEEERDSYINDLHKNSDEEVDFELFLKVYLKLQTFASSRTGKNNAKNSSAFLKVATTTLLHTISESEKASYVTHINNYLAEDEFLKKYLPLDPSTNDLFEIAKDGVLLCKLINVAVPTTIDERAINTKRLLNPWERNENHTLCLNSAKAIGCTVVNIGTQDLIEGRRHLVLGLISQIIKIQLLANLNLKKTPQLLELVGDSQDMEELMNLPPEKILLRWMNFHLKKTEYKKIVTNFSSDVKDAEAYAHLLNVLAPEYTNPSTLAVKNPFERAKLVLEHAEKMGCKRYLTARDIVEGSPNLNLAFVAHIFQIRNGLSALAKQNSLLESLLDDTQDSREERVFRLWINSLGNSTYINNVFEDVRNGWVLLETLDKVSPGIVNWKIANKPPIKMPFKKVENCNQVVKIGKQLKFSLVNIAGNDIVQGYKKLILAYLWQLMRCNILQLLKNLRFHSHGKEIIDADILQWANTKVKSSGSPSHIYSFKDKSISDGIFFLELLSSVQPRAVNWGLITKGVTDEEKMMNATYIISIARKLGCSIFLLPEDITEVNQKMILTLTASIMYWFLKHPIVEERSSDSENGSQVETTSNSTVDDSASDFSVEENM; encoded by the exons ATGTCTACTCATTGGGGTATTCTTGTTTCAGATCCATCTCTTCAAAACCAGTTCACACAAGTTGAGCTTCGTAGCTTAAAATCACAA TTCATAAGTATGAGGAGAGAGAGTGGGAAGCTTATCATTGGAGACTTGGCTTCTAAGATGTCAAGGTTGAAAGTTGTGGGAGAAAATCTGAGTGAAGAAGAGAGAGATTCTTATATCAATGATTTGCATAAAAACTCAGATGAAGAGGTTGATTTTGAATTGTTTCTCAAG GTTTACTTGAAACTGCAAACATTTGCAAGTTCAAGAACAGGAAAGAATAATGCAAAAAACTCATCAGCATTCCTCAAAGTTGCCACTACAACATTGCTTCACACAATAAGTGAATCTGAGAAGGCTTCATATGTTACACATATAAATAACTATCTTGCAGAAGATGAATTCCTCAAGAAATACCTTCCTCTTGACCCCTCAACCAATGATCTCTTTGAAATCGCAAAAGACGGTGTTCTTCTTTG TAAGCTTATTAATGTGGCAGTTCCAACGACTATTGACGAACGCGCAATTAATACAAAAAGATTACTTAATCCATGGGAAAGAAATGAAAATCATACACTGTGCCTCAACTCTGCTAAAGCAATTGGATGTACCGTCGTCAACATTGGCACTCAAGACTTAATTGAAGGAAGG CGTCATTTGGTGCTTGGATTGATTTCGCAGATTATCAAG ATACAATTATTGGCGAATTTGAACCTAAAGAAAACTCCTCAACTTTTGGAGTTGGTTGGTGATAGTCAG GATATGGAAGAGTTGATGAATCTACCACCAGAAAAAATCTTGTTGAGATGGATGAACTTCCATTTGAAGAAAACCGAATATAAGAAGATTGTCACAAATTTCTCTTCTGATGTTAAG GATGCAGAAGCTTATGCTCACCTTCTAAATGTTCTTGCACCGGAATACACTAATCCATCCACACTGGCTGTGAAAAATCCTTTCGAAAGAGCAAAACTTGTTCTCGAACACGCTGAAAAGATGGGTTGCAAACGATACTTAACTGCAAGAGATATCGTGGAAGGTTCACCAAATCTTAACCTTGCTTTTGTTGCACATATTTTCCAAATCAG GAATGGACTTTCAGCTCTAGCAAAACAAAATTCTCTCCTTGAATCATTGCTAGATGACACTCAAGACTCAAGAGAAGAGAGAGTTTTTCGTCTTTGGATTAATAGTCTTGGAAATTCAACATATATCAACAATGTCTTTGAGGATGTCCGAAACGG GTGGGTGCTTTTAGAGACTCTTGACAAAGTATCACCTGGGATTGTTAATTGGAAGATTGCAAACAAGCCTCCAATTAAGATGCCATTTAAGAAAGTTGAGAATTGTAATCAAGTTGTGAAAATAGGGAAACAACTTAAGTTTTCCTTGGTAAATATTGCTGGAAATGACATTGTGCAGGGATATAAAAAACTAATACTAG CATATTTGTGGCAATTGATGAGATGCAATATCCTACAACTTTTAAAGAACTTGAGATTTCACTCTCATGGAAAGGAAATAATAGATGCTGATATTCTGCAATGGGCAAACACTAAAGTAAAAAGCTCAGGAAGCCCAAGCCATATATATAGTTTCAAG GATAAAAGTATATCAGATGGAATATTTTTCCTGGAGCTTCTTAGTTCTGTGCAACCTAGAGCTGTAAATTGGGGTCTTATAACAAAAGGAGTAACAG ATGAGGAGAAAATGATGAATGCAACTTACATTATCAGTATTGCAAGAAAGCTTGGTTGTTCAATATTCTTGCTTCCTGAAGACATTACTGAG GTGAATCAAAAGATGATCCTGACATTAACCGCAAGTATAATGTATTGGTTCTTGAAACACCCTATTGTTGAAGAAAGGAGTTCAGACAGTGAAAATGGGAGTCAAGTGGAGACTACATCGAATTCGACAGTGGATGATTCTGCTTCTGATTTTTCAGTAGAAGAGAACATGTGA